From the genome of Proteus vulgaris, one region includes:
- a CDS encoding putative virulence factor — protein sequence MMDEKQLTAKWDAIYQGAGKAIDWVSAVRGNAPRLNTEADSLIYRLRRSRNMAKNLSLATQRPMSVGFFGLSQAGKSYLISALAAGQEGRLRTSMSGKTLDFIDHINPPGGGKEATGLVTRFSRKATKGTQEFPVELHLFSEIEIVKILANAYLYDFNQEKIDFELDEEKISSLINSLSSQCSATTVAGITHDDVVSLWDYLQRHAEKSQKKLATTYWPKAIELAPYLSIAQRAKLFSVLWGDIAELTSAYQRFSTTLASLGNAPLVLAPLSSLVKEQDGVLVQNDSIMNVDMLERLNTANDSQISICPVHGDRIDAPVTLSLAELTALTVELVVPLLDAPSKTLFEQVELLDFPGYRGRLGVETMADVRRQVNDDSANPLAQLILRGKVAYLFERYTDNQEMNVLVVCTASNKQSDVKEVGAVLTEWINNTQGKDAQTRAKRPSGLIWAMTMFDMRITNSLTMNEALLRQSWGKGGMIKMAMLERFGQYEWMSSDWINGEAFNNTFLVRKPGVPTPFIQISNGKETVLNEDSVSQLHLMKKTFAEDETVQRYIREPDQAWDAMLSLNDGGMQRLADYLETVALKSLKLERISEQLQEIQRDLIGHHLEKWYQSGGEEELQVKRRNAATILRFMQSRPYLQGALLDYLLPSRKSLYDLYMQEKEVVDTLSDNKKATQAPVSAFAAMEQPTFDLFSDAPISLVPEEDEAPKGHGNEVTYPKKVMALWINHLRSLPDNSTLLTYLGIDQEIMVLLVDELITAINRLGVEQRMLKTLAGTEAIARRDDLAEQQSSRVYNVLGDFITWFNFKDNGVEKPDSKINAGHKIFERPDNTSVQWGDDERLVRLPTNPVNYTLLFVIDWLIALSAIITENAGHSAGREISAEQNAQLGQIIQTMKSSVVES from the coding sequence ATGATGGATGAAAAACAGTTAACAGCTAAATGGGATGCCATTTATCAAGGTGCAGGCAAAGCCATTGATTGGGTTAGCGCAGTAAGAGGTAATGCACCTCGTTTAAATACAGAAGCAGATAGCCTTATCTATCGCCTGCGTCGTAGCCGTAATATGGCAAAGAACCTCAGCTTAGCGACCCAACGTCCAATGTCAGTCGGCTTCTTTGGTCTGTCTCAAGCAGGAAAATCGTACCTGATTTCAGCCCTTGCTGCGGGACAAGAAGGTCGTTTAAGAACCAGCATGTCAGGTAAAACACTTGATTTTATCGACCATATCAACCCACCTGGTGGCGGCAAAGAGGCTACAGGATTAGTCACTCGCTTTAGTCGCAAAGCAACGAAAGGTACGCAAGAGTTTCCAGTAGAGCTACACCTTTTTAGCGAAATTGAAATTGTTAAGATCCTTGCTAATGCTTACCTGTATGACTTTAATCAGGAAAAAATTGATTTTGAATTAGATGAAGAAAAAATATCTAGTTTAATCAATTCATTAAGTTCACAGTGTAGTGCCACAACTGTCGCAGGTATTACGCACGATGATGTCGTTTCATTATGGGATTATCTGCAACGTCACGCCGAAAAAAGCCAGAAGAAATTAGCAACAACCTATTGGCCTAAAGCGATTGAACTAGCTCCTTATCTCAGCATAGCCCAACGTGCTAAGTTATTTTCAGTGTTATGGGGCGACATTGCAGAACTGACATCGGCTTATCAGCGTTTTAGTACCACACTTGCCTCTTTAGGCAATGCACCATTAGTTTTGGCTCCACTTTCTTCTTTAGTCAAAGAACAAGACGGTGTGTTAGTACAAAACGACAGTATTATGAACGTAGATATGCTAGAGCGTCTCAATACTGCCAATGATAGCCAGATCAGCATTTGCCCTGTTCATGGTGATCGTATTGATGCCCCTGTAACCCTTTCTTTAGCGGAACTGACCGCACTCACCGTTGAATTAGTCGTACCATTATTAGATGCACCAAGCAAAACGCTGTTTGAACAGGTTGAGCTACTAGATTTTCCGGGTTATCGCGGACGTTTAGGGGTTGAAACCATGGCGGATGTGCGCCGTCAAGTCAATGATGATAGCGCAAACCCACTCGCTCAACTTATTCTTCGGGGTAAAGTCGCCTATCTGTTTGAGCGTTATACCGATAACCAAGAAATGAATGTACTGGTGGTGTGTACCGCATCAAACAAACAATCCGATGTAAAAGAAGTCGGTGCCGTACTCACAGAATGGATCAATAACACGCAAGGTAAAGATGCACAAACTCGTGCTAAACGCCCTTCTGGCTTGATTTGGGCAATGACCATGTTTGATATGCGTATTACTAACTCCTTAACCATGAATGAAGCGTTATTACGCCAATCATGGGGTAAAGGTGGCATGATAAAAATGGCGATGTTAGAGCGCTTTGGTCAATATGAATGGATGTCATCAGATTGGATTAATGGTGAAGCGTTTAATAACACCTTTTTAGTACGTAAACCGGGCGTACCCACTCCGTTTATTCAAATCAGTAATGGTAAAGAAACAGTTCTAAATGAAGACAGTGTTTCACAATTACATCTGATGAAAAAAACCTTTGCTGAAGATGAAACTGTCCAACGTTATATTCGTGAACCAGACCAAGCATGGGATGCCATGTTGTCGCTTAACGATGGTGGTATGCAACGCCTTGCTGATTATCTTGAAACCGTTGCCTTAAAATCACTAAAACTTGAACGTATCAGTGAGCAACTGCAAGAAATTCAACGTGATTTAATCGGTCATCATCTTGAAAAATGGTATCAATCAGGTGGTGAAGAGGAATTACAGGTAAAACGCCGTAATGCCGCGACTATTTTGCGTTTTATGCAAAGTCGCCCTTATTTACAAGGTGCATTACTAGACTACCTGTTGCCTTCTCGTAAATCTCTCTACGACCTGTATATGCAGGAAAAAGAGGTTGTCGATACTCTTTCAGACAACAAAAAAGCAACACAGGCCCCAGTTTCTGCCTTTGCCGCTATGGAACAACCGACTTTTGATCTCTTTAGCGATGCGCCAATCTCTTTGGTGCCAGAAGAAGATGAAGCCCCCAAAGGCCACGGCAATGAGGTTACCTACCCTAAAAAAGTGATGGCATTATGGATAAATCATCTACGTAGTCTGCCTGATAACAGTACATTATTAACCTACCTAGGCATCGACCAAGAAATTATGGTGCTGTTAGTCGATGAGCTTATTACAGCTATCAATCGTCTTGGTGTTGAACAACGTATGTTGAAAACTTTGGCAGGAACAGAAGCCATTGCCCGTCGTGATGACTTAGCCGAACAGCAATCCTCTCGCGTTTATAATGTATTGGGTGATTTTATTACTTGGTTTAATTTCAAAGATAACGGTGTTGAGAAGCCAGATAGCAAAATCAATGCAGGTCATAAGATCTTTGAAAGACCCGATAACACTAGCGTGCAATGGGGTGATGATGAGCGTTTAGTCCGCTTACCCACTAACCCTGTTAACTATACCCTTTTATTTGTAATTGATTGGCTTATCGCTTTATCGGCGATTATTACTGAGAATGCAGGACATTCAGCAGGAAGAGAAATCAGTGCTGAACAAAACGCACAGTTAGGCCAAATCATTCAAACCATGAAATCATCCGTCGTGGAGTCATAA
- a CDS encoding vWA domain-containing protein: MKKAHWLTLILSGLILTAPASAEEKKPLLQEGKKTLYQRVLTYPGCQVADTIGAAGKEQPAFSRFYVYQRQKQGANEWLQVGPDSLGHISGWMNASCTSEWKMQLTLAFTNPAGRNPMLFFKDKQTVEGLLENPTPEKQYQPFLADIKNQKVNPAVLAKEPDYMIDQKSNFYLLPVLGSDEVFTDAGYKVRVLNVASVSSQTKDSKDAQNTNATANNTKPATPDSKDADNMMQGFSAAVVFVIDSTISMDPYIDRTKEAIQKVYAQVEKDNMLDKVKFGLVAFRSNIKAVPALEYDSKMFVNPNDVKDGPDFLNKVKELRQAKVSSSRFDEDAYAGVMQALDGVDWTRFGARYVILITDAGALTGDDPLSSTKLDAEQIRQEAAYRGVALYTLHLKTPSGAKNHASAQAQYEALTLNPFLHKSLYYPINSGDVNSFGRMVDSLATAVTTQIQTAYRGEATVGSALNADPTYSKNKETDTLLNDAHDLGYAMRLAYLGEKQGTKAPPVFKAWISDRDLLQQNIPTTEVQVLLTKSELSDLSDVMKKIVNAANEGLISPDNMFADLRSIAATMGNDPNQIKQGSATKLGEMGLLGEYVENLPYLSEVLGLDEETWKSWDGLEQEKFIRRLNTKLQYYQRYNEDVDRWISLAPQSDPRDHVYPVPLENLP, translated from the coding sequence ATGAAAAAGGCGCATTGGCTTACTCTTATTCTCAGTGGTTTAATTCTGACAGCACCGGCAAGTGCTGAAGAGAAAAAACCGCTATTACAAGAGGGTAAAAAGACTCTCTATCAGCGTGTATTAACCTACCCAGGTTGCCAAGTGGCGGACACAATTGGCGCAGCAGGTAAAGAACAACCTGCATTTAGCCGTTTTTATGTATATCAGCGTCAAAAACAAGGCGCCAATGAGTGGCTACAAGTCGGTCCTGATAGCTTGGGTCATATTAGCGGTTGGATGAATGCAAGCTGCACATCTGAATGGAAAATGCAATTAACGCTGGCTTTTACTAACCCTGCGGGTCGTAACCCAATGCTATTTTTCAAAGATAAGCAAACGGTTGAAGGCTTACTTGAAAACCCTACTCCCGAAAAGCAGTATCAACCTTTTTTAGCTGATATCAAAAATCAAAAAGTTAATCCGGCTGTTTTAGCTAAAGAGCCTGATTATATGATTGATCAAAAAAGTAATTTTTATCTGCTACCTGTATTAGGCTCAGATGAAGTCTTTACTGATGCGGGCTATAAAGTGCGAGTGCTCAATGTGGCATCTGTCTCTTCACAAACCAAAGACAGCAAAGACGCACAAAATACGAATGCAACTGCAAACAATACAAAACCAGCAACACCAGACAGCAAAGATGCTGACAATATGATGCAAGGTTTCTCTGCGGCTGTCGTGTTTGTTATCGACTCGACAATATCAATGGATCCTTACATTGATAGAACCAAAGAAGCGATTCAGAAAGTTTATGCACAAGTCGAAAAAGACAACATGTTGGATAAGGTAAAATTTGGTTTAGTGGCGTTTCGCTCTAATATCAAAGCCGTTCCCGCATTGGAATACGATAGCAAAATGTTTGTAAACCCCAATGACGTAAAAGATGGCCCTGATTTCTTAAATAAAGTTAAAGAATTACGCCAAGCTAAAGTCTCAAGTAGTCGTTTTGATGAAGATGCTTATGCTGGTGTCATGCAAGCCCTTGATGGTGTTGATTGGACACGCTTTGGTGCGCGCTACGTTATTTTAATCACTGACGCGGGCGCATTAACGGGAGATGATCCTCTGTCATCAACTAAACTTGATGCTGAACAAATTCGCCAAGAAGCCGCTTATCGTGGTGTTGCACTTTATACTCTGCATTTAAAAACCCCGTCAGGAGCAAAAAATCATGCTTCGGCACAAGCGCAATATGAAGCATTAACGCTTAATCCGTTCTTACACAAATCGCTTTACTACCCTATCAACTCAGGAGATGTAAATAGTTTTGGTCGTATGGTAGACAGTTTAGCAACTGCTGTAACCACGCAAATTCAAACTGCTTATCGTGGTGAAGCCACTGTAGGCAGTGCATTAAATGCCGATCCCACTTATAGCAAAAATAAAGAAACTGATACCTTACTTAACGATGCGCATGATTTAGGTTATGCCATGCGTTTAGCGTATTTAGGTGAAAAACAGGGCACAAAAGCACCTCCAGTCTTTAAAGCGTGGATAAGTGATCGAGATTTATTACAGCAAAATATCCCAACAACAGAAGTACAAGTGTTATTGACCAAAAGTGAGCTTAGCGATTTAAGTGACGTGATGAAAAAAATTGTTAATGCGGCTAACGAAGGTTTGATCTCACCTGACAATATGTTTGCTGATTTGCGTTCAATTGCCGCCACTATGGGTAACGATCCTAATCAAATCAAACAAGGTTCTGCGACTAAATTGGGTGAAATGGGTTTACTGGGTGAATACGTAGAAAATCTACCTTATTTAAGTGAAGTTTTAGGCTTAGATGAAGAGACATGGAAAAGCTGGGATGGCCTTGAGCAAGAGAAGTTTATCCGTCGCCTCAATACAAAATTACAATACTATCAACGTTATAATGAAGATGTTGATCGTTGGATATCCCTTGCACCACAAAGTGATCCGCGCGATCACGTTTACCCTGTTCCACTGGAAAACCTGCCTTAA
- a CDS encoding ABC transporter ATP-binding protein, protein MIQIEGMAITRGNAQHGFRVALPSLTLEKGEIGALTGLSGCGKSTLLEMIGLILRPDELTHFQLGDELIITQAVLSNEQTQLASLRAEKLGFMLQSGGLLPFLTVMQNIQLPRKMLGLTPHSPWLDHAIDHLQLRPLLTRLPRQLSIGERQRAAFIRAIAHEPALLLADEPTAALDPHNAQALYALIVEMVKQLEISALVVSHDWSLVERFGFSHYHAQLEGGGSVFIKQ, encoded by the coding sequence ATGATCCAGATTGAAGGTATGGCAATTACGCGCGGTAATGCGCAACATGGTTTTCGTGTTGCGCTTCCTTCGTTGACGCTTGAAAAAGGGGAAATCGGCGCGCTAACCGGATTAAGTGGTTGTGGTAAAAGTACCTTATTAGAAATGATAGGGTTGATCTTACGCCCAGATGAATTGACCCATTTTCAACTCGGTGATGAATTAATTATCACGCAAGCGGTGTTGAGTAATGAGCAGACACAACTCGCATCATTACGTGCCGAGAAATTGGGTTTTATGCTCCAAAGTGGCGGATTACTTCCCTTTTTAACCGTCATGCAAAATATTCAATTACCTCGAAAAATGCTGGGATTAACGCCACACTCCCCTTGGCTTGATCACGCAATTGACCATCTGCAATTACGCCCATTGTTAACTCGTCTTCCTCGCCAACTCTCCATTGGTGAGCGCCAACGCGCAGCGTTTATTCGCGCCATTGCACACGAGCCCGCTTTATTACTTGCTGATGAGCCCACAGCAGCCCTTGATCCCCATAATGCGCAAGCGCTGTATGCACTCATTGTAGAGATGGTAAAACAACTGGAGATCTCTGCACTGGTTGTTAGCCACGATTGGTCTTTAGTCGAGCGTTTTGGGTTTAGCCACTATCATGCACAACTCGAAGGAGGCGGTAGTGTCTTTATCAAACAATAG
- a CDS encoding ABC transporter permease, whose amino-acid sequence MSLSNNSANPNRLGLLSSLAWRDLIYDRKVALCIVFSLVSVIAPLLLLFGLKNGIVTQLHNQLLNDPRNLEIRMLGNGNYPQSWFNNIAQKDEVRFVIPLTRSLNTQADIMIDGQHFIDNAEIIPTAENDPLLEGVAIPQNADTLVLSANAAQKLQANVGDSVRLFISRKLNGVNERAKRTFTVAAIISDSKFSRAAAFVSLDVLVAMEDYRDGYQAPLFGITQGVEAKPRTQFAKARLYAKNLDAIAPLDDWFRQQHIDVMTQKSQIDSVKAISYVLNVIFSVIAWVSLLGCIASLIGAFLANIDRKRKDMAVLRLLGFRQFAVSLYIVLQALLLTSVAFILALGLYGIGSTLFTTLLGTHLPEQAFVCQLTLGDLLIAMCSALLVALVVASIGALRAVSIEPAESLREI is encoded by the coding sequence GTGTCTTTATCAAACAATAGCGCCAATCCTAATCGTCTAGGCTTACTCAGCTCACTAGCTTGGCGCGACTTAATTTATGATCGCAAAGTCGCATTATGTATTGTGTTCTCTTTAGTCTCGGTTATTGCACCACTGCTACTGCTGTTTGGGTTAAAGAATGGCATCGTGACGCAGCTTCATAATCAACTGCTAAATGATCCTCGTAACCTTGAAATACGTATGTTAGGCAATGGTAATTATCCACAAAGTTGGTTTAATAATATTGCGCAGAAAGATGAAGTACGTTTTGTTATCCCATTAACACGTAGCTTAAACACACAAGCCGATATTATGATTGATGGACAACATTTTATTGATAATGCGGAAATCATACCAACAGCAGAGAACGATCCTTTATTAGAGGGTGTGGCTATACCCCAAAATGCAGACACATTAGTGCTCTCTGCCAATGCTGCACAAAAACTACAGGCGAATGTCGGTGATAGTGTGCGCTTATTTATCAGCCGTAAGCTTAATGGCGTCAATGAACGTGCCAAACGTACCTTTACTGTTGCTGCCATTATCAGTGATAGTAAATTTTCAAGAGCTGCAGCCTTTGTTTCTCTTGATGTTTTAGTGGCGATGGAAGATTACCGAGATGGTTATCAAGCCCCTCTTTTTGGTATTACACAAGGTGTTGAGGCAAAACCAAGAACCCAGTTTGCTAAAGCTCGCCTTTATGCAAAAAATTTAGATGCCATTGCACCACTAGATGATTGGTTTAGACAACAACACATTGATGTGATGACACAAAAAAGCCAAATAGATTCTGTAAAAGCAATCAGTTATGTCCTTAACGTTATTTTCTCGGTCATTGCTTGGGTCTCACTATTAGGTTGTATTGCCTCATTAATTGGTGCCTTTCTTGCCAATATTGACCGTAAACGCAAAGATATGGCAGTCCTACGCCTGCTGGGTTTTCGTCAGTTTGCTGTTTCTTTATATATTGTATTGCAAGCACTGTTATTAACGAGCGTTGCCTTTATTTTAGCCCTTGGGCTTTATGGCATTGGTAGCACCTTATTTACCACATTATTAGGCACCCATTTACCTGAACAAGCCTTTGTTTGCCAGTTAACATTGGGGGATTTATTGATTGCTATGTGCAGTGCCTTACTTGTGGCCTTAGTGGTGGCAAGTATTGGCGCATTACGTGCCGTTTCAATTGAACCTGCGGAGAGCTTACGTGAAATTTAA
- a CDS encoding formylglycine-generating enzyme family protein: MKFNLSLLTLSFALLSSSFTASAKWDDKFVNQKALPDDVILPFPCEGSMVFRQVTIPLSQPLQDYSVTLGQEGDEWGYLEQSRAEHIAGSFPLKGKEKGRYYLMAKYPVTDLQYNAMQSTINGKECPVASNKLRLPKVNISWYEAMQFADQYNQWLRSHHPEALPVEDGAKGFARLPTETEWEFAARGGLKVSASEFRDVRFPMPEGTKNYIWSAGSQSSNGSLQLTGLLSPNPLGLHDMLGNVAEMMFEPFRLNKLDRLHGQAGGFIVRGGSYLTPESDMRSSWRQEEPYYTNTGANKNKYTGFRLAIVAPALTSRDKIKEIEKEWQQLGNEKPASNNSKTNSDNSINSLNTLSTQVQDEALKKQLAELKNSLRANAQLRDEQRDQAIRTSLQLGAFLCTKLKDDGEFYDRLIALHEKNCPPGTKDATCERRQEQVNEHKKTLDFVVSYYADTLVDMATTYDASLVKPQIDVVRQLMEARGKSNLNTYLSTYMQGLQGYWANGKVSRNEWLEACKKQ; the protein is encoded by the coding sequence GTGAAATTTAATTTATCGCTTTTAACTTTATCATTCGCGCTGTTATCTAGCAGTTTTACGGCATCGGCCAAATGGGATGACAAATTCGTTAACCAAAAAGCCTTACCTGATGATGTGATCTTGCCTTTCCCTTGTGAAGGTTCAATGGTCTTTCGCCAAGTTACTATCCCTCTCAGCCAGCCTTTACAAGACTACAGCGTAACTTTAGGGCAAGAAGGTGATGAATGGGGTTATTTAGAGCAATCACGAGCTGAACATATTGCGGGTAGCTTCCCACTAAAAGGCAAAGAAAAAGGCCGTTATTACCTTATGGCGAAATATCCCGTTACCGATCTGCAATATAACGCCATGCAAAGTACCATTAATGGTAAAGAGTGTCCGGTTGCCTCAAATAAATTACGTTTACCGAAAGTGAATATTAGCTGGTATGAAGCCATGCAGTTCGCTGATCAATATAATCAATGGCTAAGAAGCCATCATCCAGAAGCATTACCCGTTGAAGATGGCGCAAAAGGTTTTGCAAGATTGCCGACAGAAACGGAATGGGAATTTGCGGCACGTGGCGGTTTAAAAGTCTCAGCCTCCGAGTTTCGTGATGTGCGTTTTCCAATGCCAGAAGGTACCAAAAATTATATTTGGTCAGCAGGCAGTCAATCCTCTAACGGTTCATTACAACTCACCGGTTTGTTATCACCCAACCCATTAGGCTTACATGATATGTTGGGTAATGTTGCTGAAATGATGTTTGAGCCTTTTAGATTAAATAAACTCGACCGCTTACACGGACAAGCAGGTGGATTTATTGTACGTGGTGGTAGTTATCTAACACCAGAGAGTGATATGCGCAGTTCATGGCGTCAAGAAGAGCCTTATTACACCAATACGGGTGCGAATAAAAATAAATATACTGGTTTTCGTTTAGCCATTGTTGCTCCAGCATTAACATCTCGCGATAAAATCAAAGAGATAGAAAAAGAGTGGCAGCAATTAGGCAATGAGAAACCAGCAAGCAACAACTCAAAAACTAATAGCGATAACTCTATCAATAGCCTAAATACACTCTCGACCCAAGTACAAGATGAAGCATTGAAAAAACAGTTAGCTGAATTAAAAAATAGCTTGCGGGCAAATGCACAACTACGAGATGAACAACGAGATCAAGCCATCCGAACCTCACTACAATTAGGTGCTTTTTTATGTACCAAATTAAAAGATGATGGCGAGTTCTATGACAGATTAATCGCATTACATGAAAAAAACTGCCCTCCAGGCACTAAAGATGCCACATGTGAACGACGTCAAGAGCAAGTTAACGAACATAAAAAAACGCTCGACTTTGTTGTGAGCTATTACGCAGACACATTAGTGGATATGGCAACCACATATGATGCCTCTTTAGTTAAACCGCAAATTGACGTTGTACGCCAATTAATGGAAGCCAGAGGTAAATCGAATTTAAATACGTACCTTTCAACATATATGCAGGGACTCCAAGGATATTGGGCTAACGGTAAAGTTTCACGGAATGAATGGCTTGAAGCGTGCAAAAAACAATAA
- a CDS encoding Ail/Lom family outer membrane beta-barrel protein, whose product MKTKLLSTLFISGLLTTSSVYAQNDFKLDKTTLSAGYAQVKMAGQNPMHGGVFSIRQEINSQFGILATATYAQNEYDLNKPVNSFFKDVNARYYSVMAGPTLRLNDFISVYGTAGMSQIQFKSESSELKKLKKNAFSWGAGLIINPAEMVSISLGYENSRFKFKDTDNRIILDGFIANIGYRF is encoded by the coding sequence ATGAAAACAAAATTATTATCAACTTTATTTATTAGTGGCTTATTAACTACCTCTTCTGTTTATGCTCAAAATGATTTTAAATTAGATAAAACCACACTTTCAGCGGGTTATGCACAAGTCAAAATGGCGGGTCAGAATCCAATGCACGGAGGTGTCTTTTCTATTCGTCAAGAAATAAATTCACAATTTGGTATTTTAGCAACAGCTACTTATGCTCAAAATGAATATGATTTGAATAAGCCTGTTAATAGTTTCTTTAAAGATGTCAATGCACGTTATTACTCTGTAATGGCGGGCCCTACATTACGTCTAAATGATTTTATTAGTGTTTATGGCACTGCGGGTATGAGCCAAATTCAATTTAAATCTGAAAGCTCAGAATTAAAAAAATTAAAGAAAAATGCATTTAGTTGGGGCGCAGGCTTAATCATTAATCCAGCTGAAATGGTTTCAATCTCTCTTGGTTATGAAAATAGCCGTTTTAAATTTAAAGATACCGACAATCGAATTATTTTAGATGGTTTTATTGCTAATATCGGTTATCGTTTTTAA
- a CDS encoding outer membrane beta-barrel protein, with translation MKNILLLACLPFSLFFTTSIYAKNSNTLVSIGYAHIKIKDLPTVNGINMKYQFTNTNKKISLQLSGTIAHRSLSHNERLRYASLVMGPAYALTPFVELYGVIGVSGMSYQTPENINKDHSSESVSWGTGITLTSPQNITLTLGYEGSYFKMEGKSHPSKALIASIGYRF, from the coding sequence ATGAAAAATATTTTATTATTAGCTTGCTTACCTTTTTCTTTATTTTTCACCACATCAATTTATGCAAAAAACAGTAATACTCTAGTTTCCATTGGCTACGCTCATATCAAAATAAAAGATTTACCCACAGTTAATGGGATCAATATGAAGTATCAATTTACTAATACGAATAAAAAAATCTCTCTACAACTTTCAGGAACGATAGCTCACAGATCGTTATCTCATAATGAGAGATTACGTTATGCCTCACTTGTAATGGGTCCAGCTTATGCATTAACACCTTTCGTTGAACTATACGGCGTTATTGGGGTAAGTGGTATGAGTTATCAAACACCAGAAAATATAAATAAAGATCACTCATCTGAATCAGTAAGTTGGGGAACGGGTATCACGTTAACATCACCACAAAATATTACACTTACTTTAGGCTATGAGGGCAGTTATTTCAAAATGGAAGGAAAAAGCCATCCAAGCAAAGCACTTATCGCCAGTATTGGTTATCGGTTTTGA
- a CDS encoding sce7726 family protein, with product MNNRSKKHNSLKSKMASQLFTSQSIHKIIQGDFSFLYTLINNYLSLNNHSIKIADIFESTFKQCKKDYKSEYFFKNIVAQKLFLKKHNNNATMITELRVGNNKADCVIVNGCTTCYEIKTKFDSLVRLPEQISTYLKIFEKVYVVCDKSHTQKVISIVPENVGIIELTNRDALIEIRKANKIKVDIDRELMINSLRKAEYVYIAENLSNRKIASSNMYLFNHCLSIFNQSSNDDIRKLYIAALKKYRKVNFSMLESLPSSLINSAISFKLSPAQQEVFRNTLSLYLSKDDLCTSLL from the coding sequence ATGAATAATAGATCAAAGAAACACAATTCACTTAAAAGTAAAATGGCTTCACAACTTTTTACGAGTCAATCTATTCATAAGATTATTCAAGGTGATTTTTCATTTCTTTATACATTAATAAATAATTATCTTTCATTAAATAATCACTCTATAAAAATAGCTGATATCTTTGAATCAACATTTAAACAATGTAAAAAAGATTATAAATCAGAATATTTTTTTAAGAATATTGTTGCACAAAAACTATTTTTAAAAAAACACAATAACAACGCAACCATGATAACAGAATTGAGAGTAGGCAATAACAAAGCCGATTGTGTCATCGTGAATGGATGTACTACTTGTTATGAAATAAAAACTAAATTTGATTCTCTAGTTCGATTACCAGAACAAATATCAACCTACCTCAAGATCTTTGAAAAAGTATATGTTGTATGTGATAAAAGTCATACTCAAAAAGTAATATCTATAGTTCCTGAAAATGTTGGAATTATTGAATTAACCAATAGAGATGCACTGATAGAAATTCGAAAAGCTAATAAAATAAAAGTAGACATTGATAGAGAACTAATGATTAATTCATTAAGAAAAGCAGAATACGTATATATTGCTGAAAATTTATCAAATAGAAAAATAGCATCATCAAATATGTATTTATTTAATCACTGTTTATCTATTTTCAATCAATCATCAAATGATGACATAAGAAAACTATATATAGCTGCACTAAAAAAATATAGAAAAGTAAATTTTTCCATGCTCGAATCACTACCATCATCATTAATTAACTCGGCTATTAGCTTCAAGTTATCTCCAGCTCAACAAGAAGTTTTTAGAAATACTTTATCTTTATATCTAAGTAAGGATGATTTATGTACTTCCCTTTTATAA